The following proteins are co-located in the Paralichthys olivaceus isolate ysfri-2021 chromosome 10, ASM2471397v2, whole genome shotgun sequence genome:
- the usp9 gene encoding ubiquitin carboxyl-terminal hydrolase 9X isoform X5, giving the protein MTATTRGSPVGGNDSQGQGQAPDAQSQPPLPQNQTSSPNSSNENSPVSPPDEQGQEDGPPQLEEEEPAFPHTDLAKLDDMINRPRWVVPVLPKGELEVLLEAAIDLSKKGLDVKCEACQRFFRDGLTISFTKILTDEAVSGWKFEIHRCIINNTHRLVELCVAKLSQDWFPLLELLAMAANPHCKFHIYNGTRPSETVPAGAQLADDELFARPPDPRSPKGWLVDLINKFGTLNGFQMLHDRFMSGQALNVQIIAALIKPFGQCYEFLTLHTVKKYFLPVIEMVPQFLENLTDEELKKEAKNEAKNDALSMIIKSLKNLASRVPGQEETVKNLEIFRLKMILRLLQISSFNGKMNALNEVNKVISSVSYYTHRHNPEEEEWLTAERMAEWIQQNHILSIVLRDSLHQPQYVEKLEKILRFVIKEKALTMQDLDNIWAAQAGKHEAIVKNVHDLLAKLAWDFSPEQLDHLFDCFKASWTNASKKQREKLLELIRRLAEDDKDGVMAHKVLNLLWNLAHSDDVPVDIMDQALSAHIKILDYSCSQDRDTQKIQWIDRFIEELRTNDKWVIPALKQIREICSLFGEAPQNLRKKMPINIQTNLVGQTQRSPHVFYRHDLINQLQHNHALVTLVAENLSAYMETMRQFSKEEQAEFDPQTVRPGSRYSHVQEVQERLNFLRFLLKDGQLWLCAPQAKQIWKCLAENAVFLCDREACFKWYSKLMGDEPDLDPDINKDFFENNVLQLDPSLLTENGMKCFERFFKAVNCREGKLVAKRRAYMMDDLELIGLDYLWRVVIQGSDDIASRAIDLLKEIYTNLGPKLQVNQVEIHEDFIQSCFDRLKASYDTLCVLDGDKDSINCARQEAIRMVRVLTVLKEYINECDSDYHEERTILPMSRAFRGKHITLIVRFPNQGRQVDDLDIWSHTNDTIGSVRRGILTRIKANAAHTKIELFIGGEVVDPADDRKLIGQLNLKDKTLITAKLTQVSANMPSSPDSSSDSSTGSPGNHGNHYSDGPNPEVESCLPGVIMSLHLRYISFLWQVADLGCNLKMPLLRDGARVLMKLMPPDNTTVENLRAVCLDHAKLGENSLSPSLDSRFFGPSPSQVLYLIEVVYALLMPASATLGEDASDFQYNFLKSGGLPLVLSMLTRNNFLPAADMETRRGAYLNALKIAKLLLTSVGFGHVKAVAEACQPNAEGNIPVSPINQATHDQALVLQSALQNIPNPASECMLRNVAIRLAQQISDEASKYIPDICVIRAVQKIVWASGCGTVQLVFSSNEEISKIYEKTNAAKEPDGEDEQVCCEALEVMTLCFALMPTALDTLSKEKAWQTFIIDLLLHCHSKSVRQMAQEQFFLMATRCCMGHRPLLFFITLLFTVLGSTAKERAKHAGDYFTLLRHLLNYAYNSNINLPNAEVLLNNEIDWLKRIRDEVKRTGETGVEETILEGHLGVTKELLAFQTPEKKYYIGCEKGGANLIKELIDDFIFPASNVYLQYMKSGEFPTEQAIPVCSTPASINAGFELLVALAVGCVRNLKQIVDTLTDMYYLGCETLTEWEYLPPVGPRPNKGFVGLKNAGATCYMNSVIQQLYMIPPIRNGILAIEGTGTDVDDDMSGDEKQENESNVDPRDEVFSYHHQFDDKPSSKSEDRKEYNIGVLRHLQVIFGHLAASRLQYYVPRGFWKQFRLWGEPVNLREQHDALEFFNSLVDSLDEALKALGHPAMLSKVLGGSFADQKICQGCPHRYECEESFTTLNVDIRNHQNLLDSMEQYVKGDLLEGANAYHCEKCNKKVDTVKRLLIKKLPPVLAIQLKRFDYDWERECAIKFNDYFEFPRELDMEPYTVAGVAKLEGDDVNPENQVIQQNEPSEPTPPGSSKYRLVGVLVHSGQASGGHYYSYIIQRNGGDGEKNRWYKFDDGDVTECKMDDEEEMKNQCFGGEYMGEVFDHMMKRMSYRRQKRWWNAYILFYERMDSLDKDSELVKYISELTVSSTKPHQVKMPGVIECSVRKQNVQFMHNRMQYSLEYFQFIKKLLTCNSVYLNPPPGQEHLLPEAEEIAMISAQLAARFLFSTGFHTKKVVRGPASDWYDALCILLRHSKNVRYWFAHNVLFAYPNRFSEYLLECPSAEVRGAFAKLIVFIAHFSLQDGPCPSPTASPGPSTQGCDNLSLSDHLLRAVLNLLRREVSEHGRHLQQYFNLFVMYANLGLAEKTQLLKLNVPATFMLVALDEGPGPPIKYQYAELGKLYTVVSQLVRCCDVSSRMQSSINGNPPLPNPYGDTNLTAPVMPVQQLVAEILFVRTSYVKKIIEDCSNSEETVKLLRFSCWENPQFSSTVLSELLWQVAYSYTYELRPYLDLLLQILLIEDSWQTHRIHNVLKGIPDDRDGLFDTIQRSKNHYQKRAYQCIKCMVALFSNCSVAYQILQSNGDLKRKWTWAVEWLGDELERRPYTGNPQYTYNNWSPPVQSNETSNGYFLERSHSARMTLAKACELCPEEEPDEQEAPDDQDASPPEDTSLYPHSPGTTQFQQNNHPHGQPYTGPAAQHMNNPQRPGPATAPTPGPTPTPTQNQTPPTPGTGPGPSPGPGPRAQENWESTEEVTPAPAPASTAPAPAPPKE; this is encoded by the exons AGGTGTATTATAAATAACACACACCGATTGGTGGAGTTGTGTGTGGCCAAGCTCTCTCAGGACTGGTTTCCTCTACTGGAGCTTCTGGCCATGGCCGCCAACCCTCACTGCAAGTTCCACATCTATAATGGCACACGGCCCTCTGAGACCGTCCCTGCTGGAGCACAGCTGGCTGACGATGAGCTCTTTGCCCGACCACCAGACCCACGATCTCCCAAG GGCTGGTTGGTGGACTTAATAAACAAATTTGGCACGTTAAACGGGTTTCAAATGTTGCACGATCGCTTCATGAGCGGCCAAGCACTGAACGTCCAGATCATCGCTGCACTTATCAA GCCTTTTGGCCAGTGTTACGAGTTCCTTACATTGCACACGGTAAAGAAGTACTTCCTTCCAGTCATCGAGATGGTTCCTCAGTTTCTAGAGAATCTCACAGATGAGGAGCTGAAGAAAGAGGCCAAGAATGAAGCCAAAAACGACGCACTGTCCATGATAATCAAGTCTCTGAAGAATCTGGCTTCACGCGTACCAGGGCAAGAGGAGACCGTGAAGAATTTAGAGATTTTTAGGTTAAAAATGATTCTTAG GTTATTGCaaatttcttcttttaatgGCAAAATGAATGCACTAAATGAAGTTAACAAGGTGATCTCCAGTGTGTCCTACTACACTCATCGGCATaaccctgaggaggaggaatggCTGACTGCAGAGCGCATGGCG GAGTGGATCCAGCAGAACCACATCCTGTCCATTGTGCTCAGGGACAGTTTGCACCAGCCGCAGTATGTCGAGAAACTGGAGAAGATCCTTCGCTTCGTTATCAAAGAGAAAGCCCTTACAATGCAGGATCTGGATAATATCTGGGCTGCACAG GCTGGTAAGCATGAGGCTATTGTGAAGAATGTCCATGACCTCCTGGCCAAGCTGGCTTGGGACTTCTCACCTGAGCAACTCGATCACCTCTTTGACTGTTTCAAG GCAAGCTGGACCAATGCCAGCAAGAAGCAGCGTGAAAAGCTGCTGGAACTTATCCGGCGCTTGGCTGAGGATGATAAGGATGGTGTGATGGCCCACAAGGTCCTCAACCTGCTGTGGAACCTGGCACACAGCGATGATGTGCCTGTAGACATCATGGACCAGGCTCTTAGTGCTCACATCAAGATATTGGATTACAGTTGCTCACAG GACAGAGACACGCAGAAAATCCAATGGATAGATCGCTTCATAGAGGAACTACGGACCAACGATAAATGGGTGATCCCTGCCCTAAAGCAAATCAGAGAAATCTGTAGCCTCTTTGGTGAAGCTCCTCAAAACCTTAG aaagaaaatgcCAATTAACATACAAACGAACTTAGTGGG TCAAACCCAGAGAAGTCCTCATGTGTTCTACCGACATGACCTGATCAACCAGCTGCAGCACAACCACGCTCTGGTGACCTTGGTGGCTGAGAATCTCTCAGCCTACATGGAGACCATGAGGCAGTTCTCCAAAG AAGAGCAAGCTGAGTTTGACCCCCAGACTGTCAGGCCAGGAAGCCGCTACAGCCATGTCCAGGAAGTACAGGAGCGGCTCAACTTCCTGAG GTTCTTGCTAAAGGATGGCCAGTTGTGGCTCTGTGCCCCTCAGGCCAAGCAGATCTGGAAGTGTTTGGCTGAGAATGCAGTGTTTCTTTGTGACCGTGAGGCCTGCTTCAAATG GTACTCCAAGCTGATGGGTGATGAGCCAGACCTGGACCCGGACATCAATAAGGACTTCTTTGAGAACAACGTCCTGCAGTTGGACCCGTCTCTGCTGACGGAGAATGgcatgaagtgctttgagaggTTCTTCAAGGCCGTCAACTGCAGGGAGGGCAAGCTGGTTGCAAAGCGCAGGGCCTACATGATGGATGACCTGGAACTAATAGGCTTGGACTACCTCTGGAGG GTGGTGATTCAAGGTAGTGATGACATTGCTAGCCGAGCAATAGACCTGCTGAAAGAGATTTATACCAACCTCGGACCAAAACTACAAGTTAATCAG GTTGAAATTCATGAGGATTTCATCCAGTCATGTTTTGACCGTCTGAAGGCATCCTACGACACCCTGTGTGTGTTGGACGGAGACAAAGACAGCATCAATTGCGCCCGTCAGGAAGCCATCCGCATGGTGCGAGTTCTTACTGTGCTCAAAGAGTACATCAATGAGTGCGACAGTGACTACCACGAGGAGAGGACTATACTGCCCATGTCCAG AGCTTTCCGTGGGAAGCATATCACGTTGATCGTGCGTTTCCCAAACCAGGGGCGTCAGGTAGATGACCTGGATATCTGGTCACACACCAATGACACAATCGGCTCAGTTCGACGTGGCATCCTGACCCGGATCAAAGCAAACGCTGCACATACCAAGATAGAACTCTTTATTGGTGGCGAGGTGGTCGATCCGGCTGATGACAGGAAGTTAATTGGACAGCTCAATTTGAAGGACAAAACG TTGATCACAGCCAAGCTGACCCAGGTGAGTGCCAACATGCCTTCAAGCCCAGACAGCTCCTCTGACTCATCCACCGGCTCTCCTGGTAACCACGGCAACCACTACAGCGATGGGCCCAACCCTGAGGTGGAGAGCTGTCTTCCTGGTGTG ataaTGTCGCTGCATCTCCGCTACATCTCCTTCCTGTGGCAGGTGGCTGACCTGGGCTGCAACCTCAAAATGCCTCTGCTTAGAGATGGCGCTCGAGTTCTCATGAAACTCATGCCGCCAG ATAACACAACAGTGGAGAATCTGAGAGCTGTGTGTCTGGACCACGCCAAACTTGGTGAGAACAGCCTCAGTCCCTCACTGGATTCCCGCTTCTTCGGCCCCTCCCCCTCACAAGTGCTCTACCTCATTGAG GTTGTGTATGCTTTGCTGATGCCAGCCAGTGCCACTCTCGGCGAGGATGCCAGTGACTTCCAGTACAACTTCCTGAAGAGTGGCGGGCTACCCCTGGTGTTGAGCATGCTCACCAGGAACAACTTTCTCCCAGCGGCAGATATGGAGACGAGGCGTGGGGCGTACCTCAACGCGCTAAAGATTGCCAAGCTCCTCCTGACCTCTGTGGGCTTTGGTCATGTGAAGGCTGTGGCAGAGGCCTGCCAGCCCAATGCTGAGGGAAATATTCCTGTCTCTCCG ATAAACCAGGCCACTCATGATCAGGCTCTGGTCCTCCAGAGTGCCCTGCAAAACATCCCCAACCCTGCCTCAGAATGCATGCTGCGCAATGTAGCCATCCGCCTGGCACAGCAGATTTCTGATGAG GCATCAAAGTACATCCCAGACATTTGTGTGATCCGAGCGGTACAGAAAATTGTGTGGGCATCAGGCTGTGGTACGGTGCAGCTCGTCTTCAGCTCCAATGAAGAGATCAGCAAAATATACGAGAAG acaaATGCAGCTAAGGAGCCAGATGGGGAAGATGAGCAGGTTTGCTGCGAGGCCCTGGAAGTGATGACACTGTGTTTTGCCCTCATGCCCACGGCTCTGGACACCCTCAGTAAGGAGAAGGCTTGGCAGACCTTCATCATagacctgctgctgcactgccACAGCAA ATCTGTTCGTCAGATGGCTCAGGAGCAGTTTTTCCTGATGGCAACTCGGTGCTGTATGGGCCATCgacctctcctcttcttcatcaccctcctcttcactgtGTTAGGG AGTACAGCCAAGGAGCGAGCCAAACATGCTGGGGACTACTTCACATTGCTCAGACATCTGCTGAACTATGCCTATAACAGTAACATCAACCTGCCAAATGCTGAGGTGCTGCTCAACAATGAGATTGACTGGCTGAAGAGGATAAGG gATGAGGTTAAGAGGACAGGGGAGACTGGTGTGGAGGAGACCATCCTGGAGGGCCACCTTGGAGTCACCAAAGAACTTCTAGCCTTCCAGACACCAGAGAAGAAGTATTACATTGGCTGTGAGAAGGGAGGAGCGAACCTCATTAAG GAGCTGATTGATGACTTCATTTTCCCAGCATCTAATGTTTACCTGCAGTACATGAAAAGCGGGGAATTCCCCACCGAGCAGGCCATCCCAGTGTGCAGCACCCCTGCTTCCATCAATGCAGGCTTTGAGCTCCTGGTAGCACTGGCTGTCGGCTGTGTTCGCAACCTCAAACAGATAGTCGACACTCTGACTGACATGTACTACTTAG gttgtGAAACATTGACAGAGTGGGAGTACTTGCCTCCGGTGGGGCCACGGCCAAACAAAGGCTTTGTAGGACTGAAGAACGCTGGGGCCACCTGTTATATGAACTCTGTCATTCAGCAGCTGTACATGATCCCTCCCATCCGCAATGGCATCCTGGCCATAGAGGGCACAGGCACTGATGTGGATGATGACATGTCAGGGGATGAGAAGCAGGAGAATGAG AGTAACGTGGATCCTCGTGATGAGGTTTTCAGCTACCATCATCAGTTTGATGATAAGCCCTCTAGTAAGTCAGAGGACAGGAAAGAGTACAACATTGGGGTCCTGCGCCACCTACAGGTCATATTTGGCCATCTGGCTGCATCCAGACTGCAGTATTATGTCCCTAGGGGATTCTGGAAACAGTTCag GTTATGGGGTGAGCCAGTGAACTTGAGGGAGCAACACGATGCGCTGGAGTTTTTCAACTCTTTGGTGGACAGTCTGGATGAAGCTCTGAAAGCTCTGGGTCACCCTGCCATGCTCAGCAAGGTGCTGGGAGGGTCCTTTGCTGACCAGAAGATCTGTCAGGGATGCCCCCACAG ATATGAGTGTGAGGAGTCATTCACAACACTCAACGTAGACATCAGAAACCACCAGAACCTGCTGGACTCCATGGAGCAGTATGTTAAAGGAGACCTGCTGGAGGGAGCCAACGCCTACCACTGTGAGAAGTGTAATAAGAAG GTGGACACGGTGAAGCGCCTGCTGATTAAGAAGCTGCCGCCAGTCCTCGCCATCCAGCTGAAGCGCTTTGACTATGACTGGGAGCGGGAGTGTGCCATCAAGTTCAACGACTACTTTGAGTTCCCCAGGGAGCTGGACATGGAGCCATACACAGTAGCGGGTGTGGCCAAGTTAGAGGGTGATGATGTCAATCCGGAGAACCAGGTGATCCAACAGAATGAGCCCTCTGAACCCACGCCTCCGGGCAGCTCCAAGTATCGTCTGGTGGGAGTGCTGGTCCACTCAGGCCAGGCCAGCGGTGGACACTACTACTCCTACATAATCCAGAGGAATGGGGGTGATGGTGAAAAGAACCGCTGGTATAAGTTTGACGATGGGGATGTGACTGAGTGTAAAATGGACgatgaggaggagatgaagaaccAGTGCTTTGGAGGTGAATACATGGGCGAGGTGTTTGATCACATGATGAAACGGATGTCGTACCGGAGGCAGAAGCGATGGTGGAACGCCTACATCCTATTCTATGAGCGTATGGACTCACTGGACAAGGACAGCGAGCTTGTCAAATACATCTCAGAGCTGACCGTCTCCTCCACCAAGCCACATCAGGTCAAGATGCCTGGTGTCATCGAGTGCAGCGTCCGCAAGCAGAACGTCCAATTCATGCACAACAGAATGCAATACAGCCTGGAATATTTCCAGTTCATTAAGAAACTTCTGACCTGTAACAGTGTCTATTTAAATCCTCCTCCAG gacaAGAACATCTTCTGCCAGAGGCAGAGGAGATTGCTATGATAAGTGCTCAGCTGGCTGctaggttcctcttcagcacagGTTTCCACACCAAGAAAGTAGTACGGGGTCCTGCCAGTGACTG GTATGACGCCCTCTGCATCCTGCTGAGACACAGTAAGAATGTACGCTATTGGTTTGCACACAACGTTCTGTTTGCTTACCCTAACCGGTTCTCCGAGTACCTGCTTGAGTGCCCGAGTGCCGAGGTCCGTGGAGCATTCGCCAAGCTCATCGTCTTCATCGCTCACTTCTCCCTGCAAGACGGCCCCTGCCCCTCTCCCACTGCCTCGCCTGGACCCTCGACTCAG GGCTGTGATAACCTCAGTCTCAGTGACCACCTGTTAAGAGCTGTACTAAACCTCCTCAGAAGAGAGGTTTCTGAACATGGCCGTCACCTGCAGCAGTACTTCAACCTCTTTGTCATGTACGCCAACCTGG GTTTGGCAGAAAAGACTCAGCTGCTCAAACTGAACGTTCCTGCTACTTTCATGTTGGTCGCTCTTGACGAGGGTCCCGGCCCTCCCATTAAATACCAGTACGCTGAGCTGGGCAAGCTCTACACTGTGGTTTCCCAGTTGGTCCGCTGCTGTGACGTCTCCTCACGCATGCAGTCCTCCATCAATG GTAACCCTCCTCTACCTAACCCGTATGGGGACACCAACCTGACCGCCCCAGTGATGCCTGTGCAGCAGCTGGTGGCAGAGATCCTGTTTGTGCGGACCAGCTATGTGAAGAAGATCATTGAAGACTGCAGCAACTCTGAGGAGACAGTGAAGCTGCTTCGCTTCAGCTGCTGGGAGAATCCTCAGTTCTCCTCCACTGTGCTCAGTGAACTGCTCTGGCAG GTGGCGTACTCCTACACCTATGAGCTGCGGCCTTACCTGGACTTGCTGCTACAGATCCTGCTCATCGAGGACTCGTGGCAGACACACAG GATCCACAATGTGCTGAAGGGAATTCCAGATGATAGAGATGGACTTTTTGACACCATCCAGCGCTCCAAGAACCACTATCAGAAGCGGGCCTACCAGTGCATCAAGTGCATGGTGGCCCTGTTCAGCAACTGCTCTGTGGCCTATCAGATCCTACAG AGTAATGGTGACCTGAAGCGAAAGTGGACGTGGGCAGTCGAGTGGTTAGGGGACGAGCTGGAGAGGAGGCCATACACGGGCAACCCCCAGTACACCTACAACAACTGGTCCCCTCCAGTTCAGAGCAACGAGACCTCCAATGGATATTTCCTGGAGCGTTCGCACAGTGCACGTATGACACTGGCCAAGGCCTGTGAACTTTGTCCTGAAGAG GAACCAGATGAACAGGAAGCACCTGATGATCAAGACGCCTCCCCACCTGAGGACACGTCTCTGTACCCACATTCTCCTGGAACCACCCAGTTTCAGCAG AACAACCATCCTCATGGTCAGCCGTACACCGGACCTGCTGCTCAGCACATGAACAACCCCCAGCGTCCTGGTCCTGCCACTGCCCCGACTCCCGGCCCGACTCCGACCCCGACCCAGAACcagaccccccccacccctggcaCTGGCCCTGGACCCAGTCCTGGCCCAGGCCCGCGAGCACAAGAGAACTGGGAGAGCACCGAGGAGGTCACCCCTGCCCCCGCCCCTGCCTCCACTGCCCCGGCACCTGCCCCGCCTAAGGAGTAA